One genomic window of Polyangiaceae bacterium includes the following:
- a CDS encoding GTPase domain-containing protein, translating into MSFINYMAREINCKIVYYGPGLCGKTTNLQYIYERTNPDAKGKMISLATETDRTLFFDFLPLALGEIRGFKTRFHLYTVPGQVFYDASRKLILKGVDGVVFVADSQVERMEANEESVENLKTNLEDQGYKLEKIPYVMQYNKRDLPEVATVEELRRTLNPLGVPDFEGVARTGVGVFDTLKAVAKLVLTELRKGGP; encoded by the coding sequence ATGAGTTTCATCAACTACATGGCGCGGGAGATCAACTGCAAGATCGTCTATTACGGCCCCGGCTTATGCGGGAAGACGACGAACTTGCAGTACATCTACGAGCGCACGAATCCCGATGCGAAGGGGAAGATGATTTCCCTCGCGACCGAAACCGATCGGACGCTGTTCTTCGACTTTCTCCCGCTGGCACTCGGTGAGATTCGCGGCTTCAAGACCAGGTTTCACCTGTACACCGTGCCTGGTCAGGTCTTCTACGACGCGAGCCGCAAGCTCATCCTGAAGGGTGTCGACGGTGTCGTCTTCGTTGCCGACTCTCAGGTCGAGCGCATGGAGGCGAACGAGGAGTCCGTCGAGAACCTCAAGACAAACCTCGAGGATCAGGGCTACAAGCTCGAAAAAATTCCCTACGTCATGCAGTACAACAAGCGTGACTTGCCTGAGGTTGCGACGGTGGAAGAGCTTCGCCGAACGCTCAATCCGCTGGGCGTTCCCGACTTCGAGGGCGTGGCGCGTACGGGCGTCGGCGTCTTCGATACGCTCAAAGCCGTCGCGAAACTCGTGCTCACCGAGCTTCGCAAGGGCGGTCCCTGA
- the alr gene encoding alanine racemase, with protein sequence MRPTRAEVNLAHLRHNLRVLERTLATANSKAPAIWGVLKADAYGHGAAAVARTLERAGMPGLCVALLEEAIELRDAGIRIPILVMGGYYGPRREGLEEILARELVPVVYDAGHIERIGMLARFDDDGRPVRVHLKVDTGMGRLGVSISELDDVLDALDARPHVRLDGLMTHLACADAEDLDATRHQLGLFQKVLGRVRARGFSPRYVHMANSAAVLRMPETHFDAVRPGIALFGVSPMTSVGAELKPVIRVRTEIVSTRTIETGHAIGYGHTWRASRPSVIATVPMGYADGLDRKLSNAGHALVRGRRAPVVGTVSMDMTMLNVTDVEGARIGDEAVFLGAQEGPLGRDVITAEEIATATGTIPWEVLTSISRRVPRFYREP encoded by the coding sequence ATTCGGCCCACGCGCGCCGAAGTGAACCTCGCGCATCTGCGACACAACCTGCGCGTCCTCGAACGCACGCTCGCTACGGCCAACTCGAAAGCGCCTGCGATTTGGGGCGTGCTGAAGGCCGATGCGTACGGGCACGGCGCGGCCGCGGTTGCTCGAACGCTGGAACGTGCGGGCATGCCGGGGCTGTGCGTGGCGCTTCTGGAAGAAGCCATCGAGCTTCGAGATGCGGGCATTCGCATCCCGATTCTCGTGATGGGCGGCTATTACGGCCCGCGTCGCGAGGGGCTCGAGGAGATTCTCGCGCGGGAGCTCGTGCCTGTCGTGTACGACGCGGGGCACATCGAGCGCATCGGCATGCTTGCGCGGTTCGATGACGATGGTCGCCCGGTGCGAGTGCATCTCAAGGTCGACACGGGCATGGGGCGACTTGGTGTGAGCATCTCCGAGCTCGACGACGTGCTCGATGCGCTCGATGCGCGGCCTCACGTGCGGCTCGATGGATTGATGACGCACCTGGCGTGTGCCGATGCAGAGGATCTCGATGCGACGCGCCATCAGCTCGGGCTGTTCCAAAAGGTTCTGGGTCGCGTGCGGGCACGAGGGTTTTCTCCGAGGTACGTGCACATGGCGAACAGCGCGGCGGTCCTCCGCATGCCGGAAACGCACTTCGATGCGGTTCGTCCTGGGATTGCGCTCTTCGGCGTCTCGCCCATGACATCGGTCGGTGCGGAACTGAAGCCGGTCATTCGAGTACGTACGGAAATCGTTTCGACTCGAACGATCGAGACGGGACACGCGATCGGGTACGGGCACACGTGGCGCGCGTCGCGTCCGAGCGTCATCGCGACCGTGCCGATGGGGTATGCGGATGGTCTCGATCGCAAGTTGTCGAACGCGGGTCACGCGCTCGTGCGAGGGCGTCGAGCTCCCGTCGTGGGCACCGTGTCGATGGACATGACGATGCTCAACGTGACCGACGTCGAGGGAGCTCGCATCGGTGACGAGGCGGTGTTCTTGGGTGCTCAAGAAGGACCGCTTGGTCGAGACGTCATCACGGCAGAAGAGATCGCGACGGCGACGGGCACGATTCCGTGGGAAGTGCTGACGAGCATTTCGCGTCG